A stretch of Pseudoclavibacter chungangensis DNA encodes these proteins:
- the ybeY gene encoding rRNA maturation RNase YbeY gives MSIEINNESAAEIDEARVLRLSTFALDQLHVHRDAELAIQFVEVGVMEELHVQWMDEPGPTDVLSFPMDELRPGTADRPTPPGLLGDIVLCPEVAAAQAAENGQSTMDEICMLTVHGILHLLGFDHAEPEDERQMFGLQRELLAGFAAEDRRRGHA, from the coding sequence ATGAGCATCGAGATCAACAACGAATCGGCCGCCGAGATCGACGAGGCGCGCGTCCTGCGCCTCTCGACCTTCGCACTCGACCAGCTGCACGTGCATCGGGACGCGGAGCTCGCGATCCAGTTCGTCGAGGTCGGCGTCATGGAGGAACTGCACGTCCAGTGGATGGACGAGCCCGGGCCGACCGACGTCCTGAGCTTCCCCATGGACGAACTGCGTCCGGGGACGGCCGACCGCCCGACCCCGCCCGGACTCCTCGGCGACATCGTGCTCTGTCCCGAGGTCGCGGCCGCCCAGGCCGCCGAGAACGGGCAGTCGACGATGGACGAGATCTGCATGCTCACGGTCCACGGCATCCTCCACCTGCTCGGGTTCGACCACGCGGAGCCCGAGGACGAGCGGCAGATGTTCGGACTCCAGCGCGAACTCCTCGCCGGCTTCGCGGCCGAGGACCGGAGGCGAGGGCACGCGTGA
- a CDS encoding PhoH family protein translates to MPSDDRPVGGDRPVGGEETRSVSGEFIERTVTVEGVAMVRLLGPGDRLLKTVEREHPRVRVLARGNELTLSGERGDVGRAEALIRELVELARGGVDLEPGEVSRSQQLLDRDGPAPSDVLGQAIVQARGRIIRPKTLGQKRYVDEIDANTIVFGIGPAGTGKTYLAMAKAVQALQRKEVERIILTRPAVEAGERLGYLPGSLNDKIDPYLRPLFDALGEMLDPELVVKLMATGGIEVAPLAYMRGRTLNNSFVVLDEAQNTTPEQMKMFLTRLGFGSKMVVTGDITQVDLPTGASGLKLVTRVLRGIDDIAFSELTSDDVVRHTLVGRIVDAYTAYDATTQAQQHERHERRGPRGGGAR, encoded by the coding sequence TTGCCTAGTGACGACCGCCCCGTCGGGGGTGACCGCCCCGTCGGGGGTGAGGAGACGCGCAGCGTCTCCGGCGAGTTCATCGAACGCACGGTCACGGTCGAGGGCGTCGCCATGGTGCGCCTGCTCGGCCCCGGTGACCGCCTGCTGAAGACCGTCGAGCGGGAGCATCCGCGCGTTCGCGTCCTCGCACGCGGGAACGAGCTGACCCTGTCCGGCGAGCGCGGCGACGTCGGGCGAGCCGAGGCGCTCATCCGCGAGCTCGTCGAGCTCGCGCGGGGCGGCGTCGATCTCGAACCGGGCGAGGTGTCGCGCTCGCAACAACTGCTCGATCGCGACGGGCCCGCTCCCTCGGACGTCCTCGGGCAGGCCATCGTGCAGGCCCGTGGCCGCATCATCCGCCCGAAGACGCTCGGCCAGAAGCGCTACGTCGACGAGATCGACGCGAACACGATCGTGTTCGGGATCGGCCCCGCGGGCACGGGCAAGACCTACCTGGCGATGGCGAAGGCCGTGCAGGCCCTCCAGCGCAAGGAGGTCGAGCGGATCATCCTGACGCGGCCCGCCGTCGAGGCGGGGGAGCGGCTCGGCTACCTGCCCGGCTCGCTCAACGACAAGATCGACCCCTACCTGCGACCCCTGTTCGACGCCCTCGGTGAGATGCTCGACCCCGAACTGGTCGTGAAGCTCATGGCGACGGGCGGCATCGAGGTCGCGCCGCTCGCCTACATGCGTGGACGCACCCTCAACAACAGCTTCGTCGTACTCGACGAGGCGCAGAACACGACGCCCGAGCAGATGAAGATGTTCCTCACGCGTCTCGGCTTCGGGTCGAAGATGGTCGTGACCGGCGACATCACGCAGGTCGACCTCCCGACGGGCGCCTCCGGGCTCAAGCTCGTGACGCGCGTCCTGCGGGGGATCGACGACATCGCCTTCTCGGAGCTCACGAGCGACGACGTCGTGCGCCACACGCTCGTCGGACGCATCGTGGACGCCTACACGGCCTACGACGCGACGACGCAGGCGCAGCAGCACGAACGACACGAGCGCCGTGGACCGCGCGGCGGAGGAGCCCGATGA
- a CDS encoding hemolysin family protein: MTLVALVAAVVVMVAVSGLFAAAETAIGSSSRADLEEYAERGGRASGAIRRIALDPRGHTNALTFARVLFETMAAVLVTLLLLQVFEAEWAVFLVATACMMLASFVLAGASPRSVGRAHPLGVLMATGWLARLVRIVLGPLAEVLVLVGDRVTPGRPRRAGSVTSEEELLSMVDEAAELDVLEDADRELIHAVFDFSGRIVREVMIARTDMITVDEDATAATALDLFLREGLSRAPVVGLDSDHVLGVLYLKDLVRHGVGADLAAGSVTAAEVARPAVFVPESMPTATLLREMQTRSNHFAMVVDEYGGIAGLVTLEDLIEELVGEITDEYDHDDHEVEDLGGGVFRVSSRMPIGELGELFDLELDDEDVDSVGGLLAKTLGKVPDGGDVAVVDGVELRAERVGRRRRVTTVIARRAPGGHEDDEAAAPAGNRIEAP; this comes from the coding sequence GTGACCCTCGTCGCACTCGTCGCCGCGGTCGTCGTCATGGTCGCCGTGAGCGGCCTGTTCGCCGCCGCCGAGACCGCGATCGGCTCGTCCTCACGGGCCGATCTGGAGGAGTACGCGGAGCGCGGCGGTCGAGCGTCCGGCGCGATCCGCCGCATCGCCCTCGACCCGCGGGGCCACACGAACGCCCTCACCTTCGCGCGCGTCCTGTTCGAGACGATGGCCGCCGTGCTCGTGACGCTCCTGCTGCTGCAGGTGTTCGAGGCCGAGTGGGCCGTGTTCCTCGTCGCGACCGCGTGCATGATGCTCGCGTCGTTCGTCCTCGCGGGCGCGAGCCCACGATCGGTCGGCCGAGCGCACCCGCTCGGCGTGCTCATGGCGACGGGGTGGCTCGCGCGCCTCGTGCGCATCGTGCTCGGGCCGCTCGCGGAGGTCCTCGTCCTCGTCGGCGACCGTGTGACGCCGGGTCGTCCGCGCAGGGCAGGGTCCGTCACGAGCGAGGAGGAATTGCTCAGCATGGTCGACGAGGCCGCCGAGCTCGACGTGCTCGAGGACGCCGACCGCGAACTCATCCATGCCGTCTTCGATTTCTCCGGCCGCATCGTGCGCGAGGTCATGATCGCGCGCACCGACATGATCACGGTCGACGAGGACGCGACGGCCGCGACGGCACTCGACCTGTTCCTGCGGGAGGGCCTCTCGCGCGCACCCGTCGTCGGTCTCGACAGCGACCACGTGCTCGGGGTCCTCTACCTGAAGGACCTCGTGCGTCACGGTGTCGGTGCCGACCTCGCGGCCGGGAGCGTCACGGCCGCCGAGGTCGCGCGGCCCGCCGTGTTCGTCCCCGAGTCGATGCCGACGGCGACGCTGCTGCGCGAGATGCAGACGCGTTCGAACCACTTCGCGATGGTCGTCGACGAGTACGGCGGCATCGCCGGTCTCGTCACCCTCGAGGACCTCATCGAGGAACTCGTCGGCGAGATCACCGACGAGTACGACCACGACGACCACGAGGTCGAGGATCTCGGCGGCGGAGTGTTCCGCGTGTCGTCACGCATGCCCATCGGTGAACTCGGCGAGCTGTTCGACCTCGAACTCGACGACGAGGACGTCGACTCCGTCGGCGGGCTGCTCGCGAAGACGCTCGGGAAGGTGCCCGACGGGGGCGACGTCGCCGTCGTGGACGGCGTCGAACTGCGGGCGGAGCGCGTCGGCCGTCGCCGACGGGTGACCACCGTCATCGCCCGCCGGGCGCCCGGCGGACACGAGGACGACGAGGCGGCCGCACCGGCCGGGAACAGGATCGAGGCCCCATGA